CGCTCATGTCCGCGCGCGTGTGGAAGATGGTCACCTTGTTCCGCGTCGAGGTGTGGAAGTCGACGCCGAACTCGCAGTTCGAGACGAAGCGGTCGTAGATGACCTTCGCGATTCGCTGCGCCTCGTTCCCCCGGTCGGACCCGGGGAACGACCGGTTCAGGTCGCGGTCGTAGATGGGAAGATAGCGCATGTGCGCGCGGTAGCCCGGCACGTTGACGACGTGGAGGCAGACGATGGTGCCCGCCAAGTCCTGCGGGTCGTATCTGTCGGCCACCTCTTGGACGACCTTCACGCCGTTGACCTCGTCGCCGTGCATCGCCGCGCTAACGAACGCGCGCGGACCGGCCCGCGACCCGTTGATGACGGTCACCGGGAGTTCTATCGCGTCGCCGAGGTAGGACTCGCCCACCTCGTACAGCACGTGTCGCTTCTCGCCGGGGCGGACCTCGGCGTCGTATCGGAACGGTTCGGGGGGTCGGTCTGACGACATCGTGACTCACCGAGCGGAGAGTACGACGGGCGCGGAGAAAACAGTTGACAGCGTGATAGTTCCGTGACTGACCGACGAATCGGAGTGTCACGGTCGGACGCGACGTGCACCGCTCGGACGGTGGCGGGAACCGATGCGCGAAGAACCGAAGAGAGAGGAGCGCGGAGACGAGAGAGCGAAGGCCTACCGCAGACGGGCGGAGATGAGTTCTTCGAGGTCCTCTCGGAACTCGTCGACCGCGATTTCGTCGAGGACGGGCACGAAGAAGCCCTCCACGAGCATGTTGCGCGCGGTTCGCTCCGGCACCGACCGCGAGGTCATGTAGAACAGGTCCTCCTTGTCGACCTGTCCGACCGTCGCGGAGTGGGAGGCCTCGGTGTCGTGGTTGTGGATGATGAGCTTCGGCGACGCGTCCGCCTCGGACTCGTCGGAGAGCATCAGCGTGTTCTCCCGCTGGTACGAGGAGGTGTTCCACGCGTCGCGGCCGACGTCCTGAACTCCCTCGTACACCGAGCGCGCCTCGTCGTCGAGGACGCCGCGGGTCACGAGGTCGGCGGTCGTGTTCTCCGCCTGGTGCCAGACGCGGGCGTTGAGGTCGAGGTGCTGGTCCTCGTGGCCGAAGAACGCGCCGACGATCTGCGTCTCCGAGGAGTCGCCGTTGAGTTCGGTCTCGACGTCAGAGCGCGTGAGCCGAGAACCCATGTTGCCCTCGATCCAGTTGATGGTACCGTACACGTCGGCGTCGCCGCGCTTGAGCGTGTAGTGGTACGTGTCGTCGTCGAGGTTCTGCAGCGAGCCGTACTGGACGTAGGAGTTCTCGCCCGTCGCTATCTCGACGAGGTTCGAGAAGTACCGGTCGCCCTCGGTACTCCCACCGCTCTCGATTCGCTCCAGAATCGTCACGGAGGAGGAGTCCTCGGTGACGACCAGGGTGTGGCTGAACAGCGACTTCGAGTTCATCTCCGCGCGGACCTTCACGTCCTTGGCGTCGACGCCCTCGGGGACGTAGATGAACGTGCCGGTCGTGAACAGCGCCGTCGACAGCGCCGTCAGGTAGTTCGACTCGGGGGCGACCGTCTGCCCGAAGTTCTCCTCCAGGACGTCGCCGAACTCGTCGAACGCCTCGGTGAACGGGAGGACGTGGACGCCCTCGTCGGTGACGCGTTCGGTCTCGTCGGACTGGTTCAGCGGGTCGACGAGGTCCTCGAAGTCGAGCGCTTCGAGGTTCGTCCAGCGGCGACCGGGCGTCTGGATGACGTCCGGCAGGTCGACCGTCTCGAGCGCCTCCAGGGCGTTCAGACGGGTCTCGAGGAGCCACTCGGGTTCGTCTCGCCCCTCGGATATCTCTCTGACCGTCTCCTCGGAGAGGCTGGCTGGTAGCTGCGCGCTCATGTTATCCGAGGCTACCCTCCATCTCCAGTTCGACGAGGCGGTTGAGTTCGACCGCGTACTCGATGGGCAGTTCCTCCGTGATGGGCTCGATGAAGCCCGAGACGATCATCTGCTTGGCGTCGTCGTCGTCCAGTCCGCGCGACTGGAGGTAGAAGATGTCCTCGTCGCCGATTTTACCGACGGTCGCCTCGTGGGCCACGTCGACGGTGGACTCGTTGATCTCCATGTACGGCATCGTGTCCGAGGTGGACTCGTTGTCGAACATCAGCGCGTCGCACTCCACGGCCGTCGAGGAGTTCTCGGCGCCCTCGGAGATGTGGACGAGGCCGCGGTAGTTCGTGCGGCCGCCGTCCTTCGAGATGGACTTGGACTCGATGGTCGACTTCGTGTCCGGCGCGTTGTGGTACACCTTCGCGCCGGTGTCGATGTTCTGTCCCTCGCCCGCGAAGGCGATGGTGATGTGGTTGTCGGAGGCGCCGCGACCCTTCAGGATGGTCGCGGGGTACAGCATCGTTGCCTTCGAGCCCATGGAGCCCGAAATCCACTCCATGCGGCCGTTCTTCTCGACGATGGCGCGCTTGGTGTTGAGGTTGTACGTGTTCTTCGACCAGTTCTGCACGGTCGAGTACTGGACGTGGGCGTCCTCGCCGACGAACACCTCGACGCCGCCGGAGTGGAGGTTGAACGCCGAGTACTTCGGCGCCGAGCAGCCCTCGATGTAGTGGACTTCGGAGCCCTCCTCGGCGACGATGAGCGTGTGCTCGAACTGGCCCATTCCTTCCGAGTTCATGCGGAAGTACGCCTGCACGGGCATGTCGACCGTCGTGTCCTCGGGGACGTAGACGAACGACCCGCCCGACCAGATGGCGCCGTGGAGCGCGGCGAACTTGTTGTCGCTCGGGGGAACGCACTTCGTCATGAAGTACTCCTTGACGATGTCTTCGTGCTCCTGGACCGCCTGGTCCATGTTCATGAAGACGACGCCCTTCTCCTGCCAGCGCTCCTGCATGTTCTGGTAGACGACCTCGGACTCGTACTGGGCGCCGACGCCCGAGAGCGCGTTCTTCTCGGCCTCGGGGATGCCCAGTTTGTCGAAGGTGTCCTTGATGTCGTCCGGCAGGTCCGTCCAGTCGTCGACGCTCCCGCGCGTCTCCACGTCGGGGCGGATGTACGGGACGATTTCGTTGACGTCGACCTCCGAGAGGTCGGGCTGGCCGGGCCAGTCGGTCGGCATCGGCATCTCTTGGAACTGCTTCAGCGCGCGGAGGCGCCGCTGCAGCATCCACTCGGGCTCGTCTTTGTCCTCGGAGATGACGCGGACCGTCTCCTCGGTCAGGCCCTTCTCCGTCTGGAACGACGAGTTCTGCTCCTTCTTGAACTCGAAGCGAGCTTCCGTGTCGGTTTCTTTGAGGTGGTCTTGATCTGAACTCATGTTAGTGTCTAGTTTGTGTTGCGGGCTCGATGCGTATTAGGCTGTCCCGTACACGTCCTCGCGAACCCAGTCGTATCCTTCGTCCTCTAGCTGCTCTGCGAGCGATGCGTCGCCGCTCTTGGCGATTTCGCCGTCGAGCATGATGTGGACGTGGTCGGGTTCGACGTATTCGAGGATACGCTGGTAGTGGGTGATCTGGAGGATACCCGTGCCCTGCTCGTCGCGGAGGGCGTTGATACCGTTCGAGACGTCCTGCAGGCGGTCGATGTCCAGCCCGGAGTCGATCTCGTCGAGCACCGCGATGGACGGTTCGAGGATGGCGGCCTGCAGCACCTCGTTCTGCTTTTTCTCCCCGCCGGAGAAGCCGGCGTTGAGGTAGCGCTGGGCGAACTTCTCGTCCATGTCCAGAAGCTCCATCTTCTCCTTCAGGAGCTGCTGGAACTCCGCGACGCCGATCTCGCCCTCGTCGGCGGGCCCCTCCATGGGGGAGGTCTCGTAGCCGGACTCCTCGTCGTCGGCCTCGGCTTCCTCGTCCTCGTCGCCCTCGAACAGCTCCTCGCGCTCTTCGAGCTTGGCGTTCAGCGCCGTGCGGAGGAAGTTCGTCATCGTGACGCCCTCGATTTCCGCGGGGTACTGGAAGCCGAGGAAGATGCCGAGCGCCGCGCGCTCGTTCGGCTCCAGGTCGAGGAGGTTCCACGTGCGCTTGTCCTCGGGAATCTCGAGTTCGTCGCCGAACTCGTCCTCCTCCAGGTGGAGGAGGATCTCACCGTCGGTCACCTCGTACGCCGGGTGTCCCGCGATGACCTTCGAGGTGGTCGACTTCCCGGAGCCGTTCGGGCCCATCAGCGCGTGGATCTCGCCCGATTTGACTTCCAAGTCGACGCCACGAAGAATCTTTTCACCGCCCTCCTCCGCGACCTGCGCGTGGAGGTTCTTGATTTCGAGTGTAGCCATTGTTGTCTCGTCGCCTCGTACCAGAACGGAGGGTAGTGCGACGCATAATGGTTACGCATTCGCCACCGCTCGCTTAACGCGAGAGAAAATTTATTTGTTTTTCAGAAAGGGTGTGTTTGGACTGCGCCGCGAGTCCGACGGCGGGTCGAGACGGGATTTCCCGCCGTCTCGCCGCGTCTACGTCGCGTGCGCCGCGTTCACATGAAGCTGCCGAGCCCGGTCTGCTGCTGGCCGGACTTCACCTCGTCCCACGACATGCCGAGGGCCTCGATGATGCGGGCGATGGGTCCTTCCAAGGTCTTCTCCAGCATCGTCTCCCAGTCCACCTCGAACGCCTCGGGCACCTGGTCGTCGTACTCGAAGCAGATGACGTCCGGGTCGCGTTTGAACTGCCCGTACAGGTCGTCTCGCTGCGGGTCGAACCCCTCTTCGTCTTCCATCCGGCGGAACCACGAGGGGTGGACCTTCTTCAGATAGAGCCGTTTCGGCTTCGACCCGCGCCCGAAGTTCGTCCCGAGGAAGGCGTTGGCGTACAACGACCCGCGGACCTGCGCGGTCCGCGTGTCGTAGGCGTCGAGGCGCTTGCCGATACCGCCCGGTATCCCCACCTCGTCGAGGGGGAGGTTCCCCTCCTGGAAGTCGGCGATGACCTCGTGGACGTACTCCTTGATGTCCTCGTTGGCCTCCCCGTAGACGATCATCTCGATGACCTCTCGCTGGACTTCCTTCGTAACCTGCGCGATGTCCGAGCGCTTGTACTCGAAGCCGGTGATGTCGATGTCGTCGACGTCCTTTCCCTCCTTCCAGACGATGTGGCCGGCGTAGCGCTTCTTCTTGCCCGCCTGGAAGAACCTGCGATACAGCTTCTCGAACTCTATCTGGAAGCGGTGCTCCTCGCCGCCCTCCAGGTCGACGCCGAGTTCGTCGCGGGCGAACTCGTCGTAGGCGTCGTTGATTCGTTCTTCGACGTCGAACGACCGCTCGATGGCCTCCTCCTTCGACACGTCGGGGCCGAGTTCGAGCATGACGGAATCCGTGTCTCCATATGCGACAGAATGCCCGAGTTCGTTGGCGGTCCGCTGGGTGAACTCGATGACTTCCCGTCCGGTGGCGGTCACGGCGGCGCCCATCTCCTTGTCGTACAGGCGGAAGCGGTCCCACCCCAGCACGCCGTACAGCGAGTTCATGATGACCTTCACCGCGCCCTGTTGTCGGTCGAGTTGCTCGTAGGCCGCGCTGCCGGGGTCGTTCTCGTTCCGGAGTCGCTTCTTCTCCTCTCGCTCTTCGAGGAGTTCGTCCACCATCTCCCGGATGATGCCGTCCGGTTCCTTCCGGAAGTGCGTCCCGTTGGGCGCGCGGAACGTTTCTCCCTCGTACGTCTCGGGGTCGACCTTCGTCTCCGGCGACGCGTTGGTGGTCACCATGCACATCGGGTACAGCGACTTCAGGTCGAGGACGGTGACGTTCTCCTTGACGCCCGTGATGGGGTCGAAGACGGCGCCGCCCTCGTACTCTTCTGCGTCCTGTCGCCCCTTCGACGGCAGGGCGAACTCGCCGTGGACCTTGTGCAGCACGTAGATGTCGACGGTGTCGCCGGGCGTCGTCGCGTCCTCTAACTTACAGCCGACGAACGTCCGCACCTCGTCCCAGAAGGCGACGACGTCCTGCTTTCTGTCTATCTCGACGCAGAGTTCCACGTCGCGGACGTTGTACTCAAGCAGTCGCTTCGGGTCCTCTTCCCACAGGTCGCCGATGTTCCCGGAGTAGCGCTCCTTTCCCACGTCGAGTTCGAGTTCGCCGACGGCGTCCAAGCGATAGGACTCCAACTCGGAGAACTGCGTGCGCTTGTAGGCGTACAGCAGGTCGAACACGACGCGGCCCTTCACGTCGGGGCCGCCCCATCCGCTCCGCCACACCTCGCCGACGCGGGAGAGGCGGTCCGGGTCGAGGTCGTAGTCGGAGGTGGGATTCACCACGTCCAGTCGGTCGAGGAAGTACGGCATGTCGAAGTCGTCGAAGTTCCAGCCGGTGAGCACGTCGGGGTCCGTCTCCTCGATGTACCGGACGAACGCGTCGAGCATCTCCCCCTCGCGGTCGAACGCGCGAATCTCCACCTCGGTGGCGTCGTCCAGCGGTTGGTAGTCGCCGAGGTCGGTCGGCGACTCGACGCCGTCGCCGGCCTCGGGTGCGTTGTAGAGCCACGCGATATATTCGTCGCGGTAGGAGTCGTGGGAGGTGAGACAGATGATGGGCTCTTCGCCCTCCTCGGGGAACCCCGAGCGGTCGTCCACCTCGATGTCGAAGGTGTTCACGCGCAGGTCGGCGTCGACGTCGATGGGGACGACTTCGTCGTGCGGCACCTGGACGGTGCCGTCGTCGAGGCGGCGCGCGGGGACGCAGACGCCGCTCTGGATGTCCTTGTCGATGAGGAGGCGGTTCGGAAAGAGGATGTCCGCCTCGTAGTGGTCGAACTCGTCGCGGATCTGTCCCACGTCCCGCGGCGTGCGCGTGCAGATTTTCGTCAGTTCCTCGCCGCGGATGCTCTCGTACCCCGACTCGGTCCGCGTGATGACCGATTTGTCGAGGAGGTCGTCGTCCAGCGTGTCGGTCGGCGCGTAGAAGTAGGGCTCGAACCCGAGGACGCGGACGTGCTCGGTCTCGTTCTCGCGCGTGCGGCCAAAGACGTGGACGACCGGGTACTCGTTGTTGCCGTTCCCCTCGATGGTGTAATCCACCTGCGTGACGGCGAGTTCGACGGTGCCGTCGGCGTCGGGAAAGCGTATCTCCTCGGAGTCGACGACGTCCGAGACGTGCTGGCTCCCGTCGCCCGCGACGTGTTCGGCCTCGGCCGCCGGCCGCGCGCCGTCCGCGTCGCCGTCGCCGCCACCGCCCCAATCGCCGTCCGTGAGCCCTGCCTGCTTCATGCCGACCCGTTCGGCACTCCCGGCTAAAAACCTCGGCTTTTCGCCGCTGAACCCGCTCGCACCGACTATCGTTAGCGGCAAAATTGCTGTCAGAAAAAGAAGGTGCGCATACGCAACACATTTAGTGTGCCACCTCGTACCACGCTGTACCACCATGACCGACCACGCGAACTCGAAGCGGTCGGACCGGTCGCCTGCCGCGCAGTCGTCGGCGGGCGAAGCGAACGGGCTCGACGACGTCGAGTCCTACGACATCGACGGTGGAGTCGTCTTCTACGACCCGCAGAACCCGCTCGCGTGGGTCGAGACGACTCGGACGATCACGCTGAAGGAGTTCGTGTAGGCGGGCGGGCGCCGAACGCCCAACGTCCGTCGCGGCCGACGCGGCGGGCGGAGCCCCGCTCGACTCCCCGAACGCAACCCCTATTCGTCTCAGCGCCCTCCGCTTGCCCATGCAGACGGTCCGCGACGGCGACGGCAAGCGCTACCTGCTCGTCAAACGCTCCGGCGACTCCAGTCGCGTCCGCGACCCGGAGACGGGCGAAGAGCGGTACGTCGAGAACGACGACGTGACGTTCGAGGGCGACTCCGCGCTCGAAACCGCGGCGTCGGCCGTCTCCGACCCCGTCAGGCGACTGATGACGGCCGTTCACGGCGAGCGCTCGCTCGGCCTCCTGGTCGAACTGGCCGACCGCGAGGCCGTCTCGGTCGTCGAACTGCTGGACGCCTACGACCTCTGCGAGTCCGACCTCCACGGCCTCCTCGGGGAGTTCCGCGCGGCGGGGCTCCTCGAAGAGGCGACCGTGTACGGCGAACGCGGGTACGCCGCGACGGAGACGACGAAGGCGGCGGTGGCGGAGCTTCGCGAGAGGAACGGGGGAGCGGAAGGGTAGTCAGTCGTCCGCGAGCGACTCGGCGGCCGCCAGCGCCGCCGCGTCCTCCTGTCGCACCGACGAGCGGTTGCTCGTCGGGTCCTTCTCCACCGTCACGAGTTCGTCCGCCGCGTCCACCAGTTCCTCGTCGTGGCTGACGATGATTATCTGTCGCACGCCCAACTCGCGCATCTCGTCGACGAGGTCCACGAGGCGCGAGACGTGCCCGGAGTCGAGGAAGACGGTCGGTTCGTCGAGGATGAGGGGCGGCATCGGCGCCGCGCCCTCGATGCCCTCCGCGAGCAGGCGGTAGATGGCGCAGCGTAAGGAGAGGTTGAACAGCGCCCGCTCGCCGCCCGAGAGCTGTTCGGGGTCCAGGGCGGTGCCGTCCTTCTGGAACACCGTCAGCGCGTACTCGCCGTCGAGGCGGATGCGCGAGTAGGCGTCGTTGCCGTAGACGAGGTCGAACGTCTCGTTCAGCATCCGTTCGAGGCTCTCGACGTTGCGCTGGCGCAGGTCCGCGCGCAGGTCGCCGTACATCGCCTCCAACTCCTCTATCTCGGCGTGGAGCGATTCGAGCGCGTCGACGCGCGCGGCGAGTTCCTCGCGGTCCTCGCGGAGCTCCTCCAACTGCGCGAGTTCGCCCTTCACGCCGCCGATGTCGCTCTGGAGTTCGTCGCGTTCTTCCCTTAGACTCGACAGCTCCTCGTCCACCTGCTCGACGTACTCCGCCGCGTTCTCCCGGCGCTCTCTCGCCTCCTCGACCGTCGACTCGTCCACCTCCTCGGCCAGCGACGAGCGGCGCTCCCGCTTCTCGGCCAGCCGCTCCCGCCGCTCGTCGTTCAGGTCGGCGAGGTTCTCGCGCCGCTCTTCGAGGCGGTCTATCTCCGATTCGGTCTCTTCGAGCGCGGAGCGCCGGTCGGAGAGCGCGTCGAGGCGCTCCTCGGCGTCCGCGACCGCCTCTACCTCGGCTTCGAGGTCCGAGACGGTCTCCGCGGCCTCCTCGGCGGCCTCGGCCTGCGTCGACGCCGCCGAACGCTTCTCCTCGGCCTCCGCGTCGAGTTCCTCGGCCGCCTCGCGCAGTGACTCCGCCTCGGTCCGGCGCTCTTCGAGGGCCTCCGCGGCGTCGTCGATGCGCTCTTCGAACAGGTCCCGGCTGTTCCGGAGTTCGCCGACCCGGTTCTCCGCCTCGACCAGTTCCTCCGCCCGCTCGGCCTTCGATTCGAGCGCCTCGCGCCGCTCGCGGAGGTCCGAGAGCGTCGCCTCCAACTCCTCCATGCGCGCCTCGTACTCGCCGATGGCGTCGACGTGGGGGGAGTCCTCGACGGGCTGGCCGCACTCGGGACACTTGCCCGCCGCGCGGAGGTCTTTCGCCTCCGAGAGCCTGTCGCGGACGTTCTCCAGTTCGGCGTTCGCCTCGGTGAGTCGCTCGCGCACGCCGGCCAGCGTCTCTCGGATCTGCTCGCGGTGCGCCGACGCCTCGCCGAGTTCGGCGGGCGCGTCCGCGAACTCGCCTTCGAGGGCGTCGAGTTCGTCCTCCAGTTCGTCGAGGCGGGCCCTGCGCGATTCGAGTTCGTCTTCGGCCTCCTCGGCGGCGTCGTCCAGTTCGCCCGCGCGGGAGCGCTTCTCGGCCGCCCGCGATTCGAACTCCTCGGCGCGTTCGCGGAGCTTCTCGGCCTGATTCGACAGCATCGTCCGGCGCTGGCGCGCGTCGGTCAGTTGCTCGCGCACCTCCGCCTCGCGGGCGTCGAGTTCCTCGCGCCGGTCGGCCACGGCGTCCGCCGTCGCCTCGTCGAGGTCCGCCTCCGAGCGCAGGTCGTCGACGCGGGCGCGGAGTTCTTCGACCCTGTCGCGCGCCTCGCCGACCTCGCTCCGGAGCGACTCCCGCGTCTGCTCGTCCGCCTCGACGGTCTCGCGCAGGTCGGCGATGTCCCCGTCGAGGTCGTCCAGTTCCGCGCGCTTCTCGCGGTAGGATTCGAGGACGTCCTCGGCGTCTTCGCGCGTCGACACCGCCTTCTCGCGCTGTTCCTCGTAGTTCCCTATCTTCGCGTCGACCTCGCCGAGTTCGGTCTCCAGGGCGTTCAGCCGCGCGTGGAGGTCGGCGTCCTCCTTGGCTTCTATCTGCGAGTCGACCTTCGAGAGGCCGCCGCGCCGTTCGGTCAGGACGTCCTCGACGCCGAGGCGGGCGTTGCCCGCGCGGACGCGGTACTCCTCCAGTTTGCCGAGTTGGAGGAGTTCGTCTATCGTGTCCTGCCGCTGGGCGGGCGTCGCGTTGATGAGTTTGTTCACCTCGCCCTGCCGGACGTACGCGCAGTTGACGAACGCCTCGGCGTCCATCCGCAGGAGGTCGGTGACGAACCCGCGCACGTCGCGGGAGCCGTCGACCGTCGTCTCCGGACCTTCGAGGACGCACTTCGCCGTCTGGACCCGGTCGCCCGACTTCCGGAGGCGGCGCTCGACGTGGTAGGAGCCGCCGTCGTGGGTGAACCACAACTCGATTTCGGCCTCCTCGGTGCCGGTCGTCATCACGTCCTCCAGCGTCTCGTCCAGCGCGTGCGCGCCGTACAGCGCGAAGAAGCACGCCTCCAAGAGCGAGGACTTCCCGCTGCCGTTCAGCCCGTGGATGACGGTGACGCCGTCGGTCAGGTCGAGGTCGGTTTCCGCGTACGGCTTGAAGTTCTGTAGTCGAATCCGGTCGAAGCGCATCTAGAAGTCCTCCATGGTGAACTGGCCGTTCGACGAGTCGTCCGCCGCCTCCTCCGCGCCGGCGTCGGACGCGTCGTCTTCGCTCCCGAGTTCCGCGTTGCTCGGGTCGTCCGGTTCGTCCGGTTCGTCCGACTCCGCGTCATCGGAGTTCTCGTCCGCTTCTTCGACGGCGACTTCCCCGCCGTCCGTCTCGCCCGGCCCCGCCTCGACGGCACCTGCGTCCGGCGCGTTCTCGGGGGGTCGCTCCTCGTCCGCTGCGGTCTCGGAGTCGGGTTCGGCGGCGTCTGCGCCCGCACCGTCGTCCGCTCCGCTTTCGGCGTCGGCGTCAGACTCGCCACCGTCACCGCTCTCGGCCGGCGAGAACGCGGCGAGGTCACCGTCCTCGACCAGCGAGTCGACGCGGGTCTTCACCTCCTCGCGGACCTTCGAGTCGGCCGTCTTGCTCGCGCGGACCGTCTCCTCGACGTCGCGGGCGGCCGTCGACAGGCCGAGGTCGGTTACTCGCTCCCGAACCGCGTCGTCGGGGTCCGCGAACGAGACGCTCAGTTCCGACTCGGTCTCGACCTGTCGGCGGTCGGTCACGCGGGCGACGAGCGCCCCTCGTTCGCTCAGGAACTCCTCGACGGAGGCGGGCGTCACGGGTTCGCCCGCGCCGGTTATCTCCACGATGGCGACGGCGTCGGTCACGTCGTGCTGGCGGATCTGCTCGCGGACGCGTTCGGCGCCCTCGCCCTCCGCGAGGTCCACCGAGACGAACGCGAACGGTCGCGTGTCGAGCGAGCGTCGGCGGATGTCCACCTCCTCGCCGAACGCGACGAGGTTGTAGCCGCGGGCCGCCTCCTCGGCGGCGCTGGCGCGTTCGGTCGACCCGCAGTAGGTCACCCACGTCCCCAGCACCTCCTCGGTACCCGGCGCGTGGTTGTCGCCGACGAGGAAGGCGTCGAAGTCGACGTTCGATTCGCCCAACACGGTCTCGGTGTCCCAGTCGGCGTGCGCGAACGGCGTGAACAGGCCGTGGCCGACGAGGGCGGCGTGGGCGGCGTCGTGCGGTTCGAAGTCGTAGGTCAGTTCGTCGCGCCGGGATTTCGGGACGTGGTCGAGGCCGTAGAACGCCGTGTCGCCGACGAGTCGAGGGGCGGCGCCGAGGCGTTCGGCGAGGCCGAGGCTCTCGAAGAGGTCCAGCCACTGCCCGCCGCGGGTCGACTCGTGGTTGCCGACGACGGCGAGGAAGGGAATGCCCGCGTCGTCGAGGTCCCTGAGGACGTCGATGGTTCCCAACAGGTCGCGGAGTTCCGGTCGCCGGTCGTGGAACAGGTCGCCCGCGTGGACGACGGCGTCCACCCCTTCTTCGACCGCGTCGTCGACCACCTGCTCGAAGGCGTCGAGGAAGTCCCGTCGCCGTTCGGGCGAGTGGTACTGCTGGTACCCCACGTGGGTGTCCCCGGTGTGTATCACCCGTGTCATCTGTCCGCGGATTGGTCGGTCCGGGGTAAAACGATGTCGCGACCGGAGCGGAAGTGGTCGCCGTCGTCTCCTCGCGGCCCGCGGACCCCGACCGATTCGCCGTCCGGTGCCGTCTCCTTTCCGTTCTCGTCGGCGTCCTCGTTCCCGTCCTCGCCCTCGGGACCGAACGCTCGTCCGATAGCCGAATCGAGTCGCCGGTGGGTCGAAAGCGCCCGTCGTCCCCGCTCGGCGGTCGCTGCCGCGTCCCCGTCCGGCGGCGCTCCGCGCCCCGAACCCGCGGCCGCCTCGCTCTCGGCGTCGGCCACGGCCCGGGCGAGTTCGGGGAGTCGACCCGCGCGGAGGAACGCCGCGGCGTCGACTGCGGACGCCGTCGCCGCCTCGGCCTCGGCGACCGTCTCGCGATACCTCGGCGGCGGCGACGACGGAGCGCCGGTCGCCAGCGCTCTGAGCGCGGTGTGCACGGCATCGGGAGACGGCGCGGGCGTCTCCGGTCTCGAATCGGCGTCGTCCGGCGGGG
This Halogeometricum sp. S3BR5-2 DNA region includes the following protein-coding sequences:
- the mre11 gene encoding DNA double-strand break repair protein Mre11, which translates into the protein MTRVIHTGDTHVGYQQYHSPERRRDFLDAFEQVVDDAVEEGVDAVVHAGDLFHDRRPELRDLLGTIDVLRDLDDAGIPFLAVVGNHESTRGGQWLDLFESLGLAERLGAAPRLVGDTAFYGLDHVPKSRRDELTYDFEPHDAAHAALVGHGLFTPFAHADWDTETVLGESNVDFDAFLVGDNHAPGTEEVLGTWVTYCGSTERASAAEEAARGYNLVAFGEEVDIRRRSLDTRPFAFVSVDLAEGEGAERVREQIRQHDVTDAVAIVEITGAGEPVTPASVEEFLSERGALVARVTDRRQVETESELSVSFADPDDAVRERVTDLGLSTAARDVEETVRASKTADSKVREEVKTRVDSLVEDGDLAAFSPAESGDGGESDADAESGADDGAGADAAEPDSETAADEERPPENAPDAGAVEAGPGETDGGEVAVEEADENSDDAESDEPDEPDDPSNAELGSEDDASDAGAEEAADDSSNGQFTMEDF
- the rad50 gene encoding DNA double-strand break repair ATPase Rad50, translated to MRFDRIRLQNFKPYAETDLDLTDGVTVIHGLNGSGKSSLLEACFFALYGAHALDETLEDVMTTGTEEAEIELWFTHDGGSYHVERRLRKSGDRVQTAKCVLEGPETTVDGSRDVRGFVTDLLRMDAEAFVNCAYVRQGEVNKLINATPAQRQDTIDELLQLGKLEEYRVRAGNARLGVEDVLTERRGGLSKVDSQIEAKEDADLHARLNALETELGEVDAKIGNYEEQREKAVSTREDAEDVLESYREKRAELDDLDGDIADLRETVEADEQTRESLRSEVGEARDRVEELRARVDDLRSEADLDEATADAVADRREELDAREAEVREQLTDARQRRTMLSNQAEKLRERAEEFESRAAEKRSRAGELDDAAEEAEDELESRRARLDELEDELDALEGEFADAPAELGEASAHREQIRETLAGVRERLTEANAELENVRDRLSEAKDLRAAGKCPECGQPVEDSPHVDAIGEYEARMEELEATLSDLRERREALESKAERAEELVEAENRVGELRNSRDLFEERIDDAAEALEERRTEAESLREAAEELDAEAEEKRSAASTQAEAAEEAAETVSDLEAEVEAVADAEERLDALSDRRSALEETESEIDRLEERRENLADLNDERRERLAEKRERRSSLAEEVDESTVEEARERRENAAEYVEQVDEELSSLREERDELQSDIGGVKGELAQLEELREDREELAARVDALESLHAEIEELEAMYGDLRADLRQRNVESLERMLNETFDLVYGNDAYSRIRLDGEYALTVFQKDGTALDPEQLSGGERALFNLSLRCAIYRLLAEGIEGAAPMPPLILDEPTVFLDSGHVSRLVDLVDEMRELGVRQIIIVSHDEELVDAADELVTVEKDPTSNRSSVRQEDAAALAAAESLADD